The following coding sequences lie in one Pseudorca crassidens isolate mPseCra1 chromosome 2, mPseCra1.hap1, whole genome shotgun sequence genomic window:
- the MAP7D1 gene encoding MAP7 domain-containing protein 1 isoform X4 codes for MESGSRSEPGAGAAPDVAARTPPEPRPSPEGDPSPPPPPPPMSALVPDTPPDTPPAMKNTTGPKQLPLEPESPPELVGPRPAPKQEESPFSEVKIRGPTPPATGPRDARPPRRSSQPSPTAGSAADSPPAKQDAKKAGERHKLAKERREERAKYLAAKKAVWLEKEEKAKVLREKQLQERRRRLEEQRLKAEQRRAALEERQRQKLEKNKERYEAAIQRSVKKTWAEIRQQRWSWAGALHHSSPGRKPSGSRCSVSAVNLPKHVDSIINKRLSKSSATLWNSPSRNRSLQLSPWESSIVDRLMTPTLSFLARSRSAVTLPRNGRDQAVPVCPRSASASPLTPCSAPRSGHRCAPAGERRKASAGGSPAPARLRPEASLVQKKEKKDKERENEKEKSALARERSLKKRQSLPASPRARLSTGNAEFSPKSKARPSSPSTSWHRPASPCLSPGPGHALPPKPPSPRGTTASPKGRVRRKDEAKETLSVAGPEDKNQSKGKALDEKEPAAPASSAPSPVPSPTPAQPQEEQPTEIPADTAVLTSPPAPAPLVTPGKPMAGTTDREEATRLLAEKRRQAREQREREEQERRLQAERDKRMREEQLAREAEARAEREAEARRREEQEAREKAQAEQEELERLQKQKEEAEARSREEAERQRLEREKHFQREEQERQERKKRLEEIMKRTRKSEAAETKQKQDRKEAKANNSSPGIDPVKAMEARSSGLQKEAVQKEELAPQEPQWSLPNKESPGSLVNGLQPLPAHQENGFSPKGSSGDKSLGRTPEALLPFAEAEAFLKKAVVQAPQVTEVL; via the exons ATGGAGAGCGGCTCACGTTCGGAGCCCGGTGCCGGCGCAGCCCCAG ATGTGGCAGCCAGGACCCCTCCAGAGCCAAGACCTTCTCCAGAAGGTGACCCCTCCCCGCCGCCGCCACCACCACCGATGTCAGCCCTGGTGCCCGACACTCCCCCGGACACCCCTCCCGCCATGAAGAACACCACTGGCCCTAAGCAGCTCCCACTGGAACCAGAAAGCCCCCCAGAGCTGGTAGGGCCTAGGCCAGCCCCGAAGCAAGAAGAGTCCCCTTTCTCAGAAGTGAAGATCAGGGGACCCACCCCACCAGCCACAGGCCCACGGGATGCCAGGCCTCCTCGAAGGAGCAGCCAGCCATCCCCAACAGCAGGGTCAGCTGCCGACAGCCCTCCTGCGAAGCAAG ATGCAAAGAAGGCAGGAGAGAGACACAAGCTGGCGAAGGAGCGGCGGGAAGAGCGGGCCAAGTACCTGG CGGCCAAGAAGGCGGTGTggctggagaaggaggagaaggccaAGGTGCTGCGGGAGAAGCAGCTCCAGGAGCGCCGGCGGCGGCTGGAGGAGCAGCGGCTCAAAGCCGAGCAGCGCCGAGCAGCCCTGGAGGAGCGGCAGCGGCAGAAACTGGAGAAGAACAAG GAGCGATATGAAGCAGCCATCCAGCGGTCAGTGAAGAAGACGTGGGCTGAAATCCGGCAGCAGCGCTGGTCCTGGGCAGGGGCCCTGCACCACAGCTCCCCAGGACGGAAGCCCA GTGGGAGCAGGTGCTCCGTGTCGGCAGTAAACCTGCCCAAACACGTGGACTCTATAATCAACAAGCGGCTCTCAAAGTCCTCTGCCACGCTCTGGAACTCCCCCAGTAGAA ATCGCAGCCTGCAGCTGAGCCCATGGGAGAGCAGCATTGTGGACCGTCTGATGACGcccaccctctccttcctggCACGGAGTCGCAGTGCAGTCACCCTGCCCCGAAACGGCCGGGACCAGG CCGTGCCCGTGTGCCCTCGCTCGGCCTCCGCCAGCCCCCTGACGCCGTGCAGCGCCCCCCGAAGCGGGCACCGCTGCGCCCCCGCCGGGGAGCGCCGCAAGGCCAGCGCCGGGGGCAGCCCTGCCCCGGCACGCCTCCGGCCCGAGGCTTCGCTG GtgcagaaaaaggagaagaaggacAAGGAGCGGGAAAACGAGAAGGAGAAgagtgccctggcccgggagcgCAGCCTCAAGAAGCGCCAGTCGCTGCCGGCCTCTCCGCGCGCGCGCCTCTCCACTGGCAACGCGGAGTTCAG tcccAAATCCAAGGCCCGGCCATCCTCTCCCTCCACATCCTGGCACAGGCCTgcctctccctgcctcagcccaGGGCCAGGTCATGCTCTGCCCCCAAAACCACCGTCCCCCCGAGGTACCACTGCATCACCCAAGGGGCGGGTTCGGAGGAAGGATGAGGCAAAGGAGACCCTCAGTGTGGCGGGGCCTGAGGACAAGAACCAGAGCAAGGGCAAGGCCCTTGACGAGAAGGAGCCTGCAGCCCCAGCCTCATCCGCACCCTCGCCTGTGccctcacccaccccagcccagccccaggaggAGCAGCCCACAGAGATCCCTGCAG ATACAGCAGTCTTgacctcacccccagcccctgctccccTGGTGACCCCTGGCAAACCGATGGCTGGCACGACGGACCGAGAAGAGGCCACTAGGCTCCTGGCTGAGAAGCGGCGCCAGGCCCGGGAGCAGCGGGAGCGCGAGGAACAGGAGCGGAGGCTGCAGGCAGAAAGGGACAA GCGAATGCGAGAGGAGCAGCTGGCTCGGGAGGCCGAGGCCCGGGCAGAGCGGGAGGCGGAGGCCAGGAGGCGGGAGGAGCAGGAGGCCCGGGAGAAGGCTCAGGCGGAGCAGGAGGAACTGGAGCGGCTGCAGAAGCAG AAAGAGGAGGCCGAAGCTCGATCCCGAGAAGAAGCGGAGCGGCAGCGTCTGGAGCGGGAAAAGCACTTCCAGCGCGAAGAGCAGGAGCGGCAGGAGCGCAAAAAG CGCCTGGAGGAAATCATGAAGAGGACTCGGAAGTCAGAAGCTGCTGAAACCAAG CAGAAGCAGGACAGAAAGGAGGCAAAGGCCAACAATTCCAGCCCAG GGATAGACCCTGTGAAAGCCATGGAGGCTCGGTCTTCTGGGCTGCAGAAGGAGGCTGTGCAGAAAGAGGAGCTGGCCCCCCAGGAGCCTCAGTGGAG CCTGCCAAACAAGGAGTCGCCGGGGTCCCTGGTGAATGGCCTGCAGCCTCTCCCAGCGCACCAGGAGAATGGCTTCTCCCCTAAGGGATCCTCTGGGGACAAGAGTCTGGGCCGAACTCCAGAGGCACTCCTGCCCTTCGCAGAGGCAGAAGCCTTCCTCAAGAAAGCTGTGGTGCAGGCCCCGCAGGTCACAG AAGTCCTTTAA
- the MAP7D1 gene encoding MAP7 domain-containing protein 1 isoform X7, which translates to MESGSRSEPGAGAAPDVAARTPPEPRPSPEGDPSPPPPPPPMSALVPDTPPDTPPAMKNTTGPKQLPLEPESPPELVGPRPAPKQEESPFSEVKIRGPTPPATGPRDARPPRRSSQPSPTAGSAADSPPAKQDAKKAGERHKLAKERREERAKYLAAKKAVWLEKEEKAKVLREKQLQERRRRLEEQRLKAEQRRAALEERQRQKLEKNKERYEAAIQRSVKKTWAEIRQQRWSWAGALHHSSPGRKPNRSLQLSPWESSIVDRLMTPTLSFLARSRSAVTLPRNGRDQAVPVCPRSASASPLTPCSAPRSGHRCAPAGERRKASAGGSPAPARLRPEASLVQKKEKKDKERENEKEKSALARERSLKKRQSLPASPRARLSTGNAEFSPKSKARPSSPSTSWHRPASPCLSPGPGHALPPKPPSPRGTTASPKGRVRRKDEAKETLSVAGPEDKNQSKGKALDEKEPAAPASSAPSPVPSPTPAQPQEEQPTEIPAGGQGEKRPKDTAVLTSPPAPAPLVTPGKPMAGTTDREEATRLLAEKRRQAREQREREEQERRLQAERDKRMREEQLAREAEARAEREAEARRREEQEAREKAQAEQEELERLQKQKEEAEARSREEAERQRLEREKHFQREEQERQERKKRLEEIMKRTRKSEAAETKQKQDRKEAKANNSSPGIDPVKAMEARSSGLQKEAVQKEELAPQEPQWSLPNKESPGSLVNGLQPLPAHQENGFSPKGSSGDKSLGRTPEALLPFAEAEAFLKKAVVQAPQVTEVL; encoded by the exons ATGGAGAGCGGCTCACGTTCGGAGCCCGGTGCCGGCGCAGCCCCAG ATGTGGCAGCCAGGACCCCTCCAGAGCCAAGACCTTCTCCAGAAGGTGACCCCTCCCCGCCGCCGCCACCACCACCGATGTCAGCCCTGGTGCCCGACACTCCCCCGGACACCCCTCCCGCCATGAAGAACACCACTGGCCCTAAGCAGCTCCCACTGGAACCAGAAAGCCCCCCAGAGCTGGTAGGGCCTAGGCCAGCCCCGAAGCAAGAAGAGTCCCCTTTCTCAGAAGTGAAGATCAGGGGACCCACCCCACCAGCCACAGGCCCACGGGATGCCAGGCCTCCTCGAAGGAGCAGCCAGCCATCCCCAACAGCAGGGTCAGCTGCCGACAGCCCTCCTGCGAAGCAAG ATGCAAAGAAGGCAGGAGAGAGACACAAGCTGGCGAAGGAGCGGCGGGAAGAGCGGGCCAAGTACCTGG CGGCCAAGAAGGCGGTGTggctggagaaggaggagaaggccaAGGTGCTGCGGGAGAAGCAGCTCCAGGAGCGCCGGCGGCGGCTGGAGGAGCAGCGGCTCAAAGCCGAGCAGCGCCGAGCAGCCCTGGAGGAGCGGCAGCGGCAGAAACTGGAGAAGAACAAG GAGCGATATGAAGCAGCCATCCAGCGGTCAGTGAAGAAGACGTGGGCTGAAATCCGGCAGCAGCGCTGGTCCTGGGCAGGGGCCCTGCACCACAGCTCCCCAGGACGGAAGCCCA ATCGCAGCCTGCAGCTGAGCCCATGGGAGAGCAGCATTGTGGACCGTCTGATGACGcccaccctctccttcctggCACGGAGTCGCAGTGCAGTCACCCTGCCCCGAAACGGCCGGGACCAGG CCGTGCCCGTGTGCCCTCGCTCGGCCTCCGCCAGCCCCCTGACGCCGTGCAGCGCCCCCCGAAGCGGGCACCGCTGCGCCCCCGCCGGGGAGCGCCGCAAGGCCAGCGCCGGGGGCAGCCCTGCCCCGGCACGCCTCCGGCCCGAGGCTTCGCTG GtgcagaaaaaggagaagaaggacAAGGAGCGGGAAAACGAGAAGGAGAAgagtgccctggcccgggagcgCAGCCTCAAGAAGCGCCAGTCGCTGCCGGCCTCTCCGCGCGCGCGCCTCTCCACTGGCAACGCGGAGTTCAG tcccAAATCCAAGGCCCGGCCATCCTCTCCCTCCACATCCTGGCACAGGCCTgcctctccctgcctcagcccaGGGCCAGGTCATGCTCTGCCCCCAAAACCACCGTCCCCCCGAGGTACCACTGCATCACCCAAGGGGCGGGTTCGGAGGAAGGATGAGGCAAAGGAGACCCTCAGTGTGGCGGGGCCTGAGGACAAGAACCAGAGCAAGGGCAAGGCCCTTGACGAGAAGGAGCCTGCAGCCCCAGCCTCATCCGCACCCTCGCCTGTGccctcacccaccccagcccagccccaggaggAGCAGCCCACAGAGATCCCTGCAGGTGGGCAAGGAGAGAAGAGGCCAAAAG ATACAGCAGTCTTgacctcacccccagcccctgctccccTGGTGACCCCTGGCAAACCGATGGCTGGCACGACGGACCGAGAAGAGGCCACTAGGCTCCTGGCTGAGAAGCGGCGCCAGGCCCGGGAGCAGCGGGAGCGCGAGGAACAGGAGCGGAGGCTGCAGGCAGAAAGGGACAA GCGAATGCGAGAGGAGCAGCTGGCTCGGGAGGCCGAGGCCCGGGCAGAGCGGGAGGCGGAGGCCAGGAGGCGGGAGGAGCAGGAGGCCCGGGAGAAGGCTCAGGCGGAGCAGGAGGAACTGGAGCGGCTGCAGAAGCAG AAAGAGGAGGCCGAAGCTCGATCCCGAGAAGAAGCGGAGCGGCAGCGTCTGGAGCGGGAAAAGCACTTCCAGCGCGAAGAGCAGGAGCGGCAGGAGCGCAAAAAG CGCCTGGAGGAAATCATGAAGAGGACTCGGAAGTCAGAAGCTGCTGAAACCAAG CAGAAGCAGGACAGAAAGGAGGCAAAGGCCAACAATTCCAGCCCAG GGATAGACCCTGTGAAAGCCATGGAGGCTCGGTCTTCTGGGCTGCAGAAGGAGGCTGTGCAGAAAGAGGAGCTGGCCCCCCAGGAGCCTCAGTGGAG CCTGCCAAACAAGGAGTCGCCGGGGTCCCTGGTGAATGGCCTGCAGCCTCTCCCAGCGCACCAGGAGAATGGCTTCTCCCCTAAGGGATCCTCTGGGGACAAGAGTCTGGGCCGAACTCCAGAGGCACTCCTGCCCTTCGCAGAGGCAGAAGCCTTCCTCAAGAAAGCTGTGGTGCAGGCCCCGCAGGTCACAG AAGTCCTTTAA
- the MAP7D1 gene encoding MAP7 domain-containing protein 1 isoform X1: MESGSRSEPGAGAAPDVAARTPPEPRPSPEGDPSPPPPPPPMSALVPDTPPDTPPAMKNTTGPKQLPLEPESPPELVGPRPAPKQEESPFSEVKIRGPTPPATGPRDARPPRRSSQPSPTAGSAADSPPAKQDAKKAGERHKLAKERREERAKYLAAKKAVWLEKEEKAKVLREKQLQERRRRLEEQRLKAEQRRAALEERQRQKLEKNKERYEAAIQRSVKKTWAEIRQQRWSWAGALHHSSPGRKPSGSRCSVSAVNLPKHVDSIINKRLSKSSATLWNSPSRNRSLQLSPWESSIVDRLMTPTLSFLARSRSAVTLPRNGRDQGRGHGPGRAPSRGGTGASLVSRPRPDRTHPSAAVPVCPRSASASPLTPCSAPRSGHRCAPAGERRKASAGGSPAPARLRPEASLVQKKEKKDKERENEKEKSALARERSLKKRQSLPASPRARLSTGNAEFSPKSKARPSSPSTSWHRPASPCLSPGPGHALPPKPPSPRGTTASPKGRVRRKDEAKETLSVAGPEDKNQSKGKALDEKEPAAPASSAPSPVPSPTPAQPQEEQPTEIPADTAVLTSPPAPAPLVTPGKPMAGTTDREEATRLLAEKRRQAREQREREEQERRLQAERDKRMREEQLAREAEARAEREAEARRREEQEAREKAQAEQEELERLQKQKEEAEARSREEAERQRLEREKHFQREEQERQERKKRLEEIMKRTRKSEAAETKQKQDRKEAKANNSSPGIDPVKAMEARSSGLQKEAVQKEELAPQEPQWSLPNKESPGSLVNGLQPLPAHQENGFSPKGSSGDKSLGRTPEALLPFAEAEAFLKKAVVQAPQVTEVL, from the exons ATGGAGAGCGGCTCACGTTCGGAGCCCGGTGCCGGCGCAGCCCCAG ATGTGGCAGCCAGGACCCCTCCAGAGCCAAGACCTTCTCCAGAAGGTGACCCCTCCCCGCCGCCGCCACCACCACCGATGTCAGCCCTGGTGCCCGACACTCCCCCGGACACCCCTCCCGCCATGAAGAACACCACTGGCCCTAAGCAGCTCCCACTGGAACCAGAAAGCCCCCCAGAGCTGGTAGGGCCTAGGCCAGCCCCGAAGCAAGAAGAGTCCCCTTTCTCAGAAGTGAAGATCAGGGGACCCACCCCACCAGCCACAGGCCCACGGGATGCCAGGCCTCCTCGAAGGAGCAGCCAGCCATCCCCAACAGCAGGGTCAGCTGCCGACAGCCCTCCTGCGAAGCAAG ATGCAAAGAAGGCAGGAGAGAGACACAAGCTGGCGAAGGAGCGGCGGGAAGAGCGGGCCAAGTACCTGG CGGCCAAGAAGGCGGTGTggctggagaaggaggagaaggccaAGGTGCTGCGGGAGAAGCAGCTCCAGGAGCGCCGGCGGCGGCTGGAGGAGCAGCGGCTCAAAGCCGAGCAGCGCCGAGCAGCCCTGGAGGAGCGGCAGCGGCAGAAACTGGAGAAGAACAAG GAGCGATATGAAGCAGCCATCCAGCGGTCAGTGAAGAAGACGTGGGCTGAAATCCGGCAGCAGCGCTGGTCCTGGGCAGGGGCCCTGCACCACAGCTCCCCAGGACGGAAGCCCA GTGGGAGCAGGTGCTCCGTGTCGGCAGTAAACCTGCCCAAACACGTGGACTCTATAATCAACAAGCGGCTCTCAAAGTCCTCTGCCACGCTCTGGAACTCCCCCAGTAGAA ATCGCAGCCTGCAGCTGAGCCCATGGGAGAGCAGCATTGTGGACCGTCTGATGACGcccaccctctccttcctggCACGGAGTCGCAGTGCAGTCACCCTGCCCCGAAACGGCCGGGACCAGGGTAGGGGCCACGGTCCTGGGAGAGCCCCCTCGAGAGGCGGGACAGGGGCCAGCCTCGTGAGTAGGCCACGCCCCGACCGCACTCATCCCTCCGCAGCCGTGCCCGTGTGCCCTCGCTCGGCCTCCGCCAGCCCCCTGACGCCGTGCAGCGCCCCCCGAAGCGGGCACCGCTGCGCCCCCGCCGGGGAGCGCCGCAAGGCCAGCGCCGGGGGCAGCCCTGCCCCGGCACGCCTCCGGCCCGAGGCTTCGCTG GtgcagaaaaaggagaagaaggacAAGGAGCGGGAAAACGAGAAGGAGAAgagtgccctggcccgggagcgCAGCCTCAAGAAGCGCCAGTCGCTGCCGGCCTCTCCGCGCGCGCGCCTCTCCACTGGCAACGCGGAGTTCAG tcccAAATCCAAGGCCCGGCCATCCTCTCCCTCCACATCCTGGCACAGGCCTgcctctccctgcctcagcccaGGGCCAGGTCATGCTCTGCCCCCAAAACCACCGTCCCCCCGAGGTACCACTGCATCACCCAAGGGGCGGGTTCGGAGGAAGGATGAGGCAAAGGAGACCCTCAGTGTGGCGGGGCCTGAGGACAAGAACCAGAGCAAGGGCAAGGCCCTTGACGAGAAGGAGCCTGCAGCCCCAGCCTCATCCGCACCCTCGCCTGTGccctcacccaccccagcccagccccaggaggAGCAGCCCACAGAGATCCCTGCAG ATACAGCAGTCTTgacctcacccccagcccctgctccccTGGTGACCCCTGGCAAACCGATGGCTGGCACGACGGACCGAGAAGAGGCCACTAGGCTCCTGGCTGAGAAGCGGCGCCAGGCCCGGGAGCAGCGGGAGCGCGAGGAACAGGAGCGGAGGCTGCAGGCAGAAAGGGACAA GCGAATGCGAGAGGAGCAGCTGGCTCGGGAGGCCGAGGCCCGGGCAGAGCGGGAGGCGGAGGCCAGGAGGCGGGAGGAGCAGGAGGCCCGGGAGAAGGCTCAGGCGGAGCAGGAGGAACTGGAGCGGCTGCAGAAGCAG AAAGAGGAGGCCGAAGCTCGATCCCGAGAAGAAGCGGAGCGGCAGCGTCTGGAGCGGGAAAAGCACTTCCAGCGCGAAGAGCAGGAGCGGCAGGAGCGCAAAAAG CGCCTGGAGGAAATCATGAAGAGGACTCGGAAGTCAGAAGCTGCTGAAACCAAG CAGAAGCAGGACAGAAAGGAGGCAAAGGCCAACAATTCCAGCCCAG GGATAGACCCTGTGAAAGCCATGGAGGCTCGGTCTTCTGGGCTGCAGAAGGAGGCTGTGCAGAAAGAGGAGCTGGCCCCCCAGGAGCCTCAGTGGAG CCTGCCAAACAAGGAGTCGCCGGGGTCCCTGGTGAATGGCCTGCAGCCTCTCCCAGCGCACCAGGAGAATGGCTTCTCCCCTAAGGGATCCTCTGGGGACAAGAGTCTGGGCCGAACTCCAGAGGCACTCCTGCCCTTCGCAGAGGCAGAAGCCTTCCTCAAGAAAGCTGTGGTGCAGGCCCCGCAGGTCACAG AAGTCCTTTAA
- the MAP7D1 gene encoding MAP7 domain-containing protein 1 isoform X3, with the protein MESGSRSEPGAGAAPDVAARTPPEPRPSPEGDPSPPPPPPPMSALVPDTPPDTPPAMKNTTGPKQLPLEPESPPELVGPRPAPKQEESPFSEVKIRGPTPPATGPRDARPPRRSSQPSPTAGSAADSPPAKQDAKKAGERHKLAKERREERAKYLAAKKAVWLEKEEKAKVLREKQLQERRRRLEEQRLKAEQRRAALEERQRQKLEKNKERYEAAIQRSVKKTWAEIRQQRWSWAGALHHSSPGRKPSGSRCSVSAVNLPKHVDSIINKRLSKSSATLWNSPSRNRSLQLSPWESSIVDRLMTPTLSFLARSRSAVTLPRNGRDQAVPVCPRSASASPLTPCSAPRSGHRCAPAGERRKASAGGSPAPARLRPEASLVQKKEKKDKERENEKEKSALARERSLKKRQSLPASPRARLSTGNAEFSPKSKARPSSPSTSWHRPASPCLSPGPGHALPPKPPSPRGTTASPKGRVRRKDEAKETLSVAGPEDKNQSKGKALDEKEPAAPASSAPSPVPSPTPAQPQEEQPTEIPAGGQGEKRPKDTAVLTSPPAPAPLVTPGKPMAGTTDREEATRLLAEKRRQAREQREREEQERRLQAERDKRMREEQLAREAEARAEREAEARRREEQEAREKAQAEQEELERLQKQKEEAEARSREEAERQRLEREKHFQREEQERQERKKRLEEIMKRTRKSEAAETKQKQDRKEAKANNSSPGIDPVKAMEARSSGLQKEAVQKEELAPQEPQWSLPNKESPGSLVNGLQPLPAHQENGFSPKGSSGDKSLGRTPEALLPFAEAEAFLKKAVVQAPQVTEVL; encoded by the exons ATGGAGAGCGGCTCACGTTCGGAGCCCGGTGCCGGCGCAGCCCCAG ATGTGGCAGCCAGGACCCCTCCAGAGCCAAGACCTTCTCCAGAAGGTGACCCCTCCCCGCCGCCGCCACCACCACCGATGTCAGCCCTGGTGCCCGACACTCCCCCGGACACCCCTCCCGCCATGAAGAACACCACTGGCCCTAAGCAGCTCCCACTGGAACCAGAAAGCCCCCCAGAGCTGGTAGGGCCTAGGCCAGCCCCGAAGCAAGAAGAGTCCCCTTTCTCAGAAGTGAAGATCAGGGGACCCACCCCACCAGCCACAGGCCCACGGGATGCCAGGCCTCCTCGAAGGAGCAGCCAGCCATCCCCAACAGCAGGGTCAGCTGCCGACAGCCCTCCTGCGAAGCAAG ATGCAAAGAAGGCAGGAGAGAGACACAAGCTGGCGAAGGAGCGGCGGGAAGAGCGGGCCAAGTACCTGG CGGCCAAGAAGGCGGTGTggctggagaaggaggagaaggccaAGGTGCTGCGGGAGAAGCAGCTCCAGGAGCGCCGGCGGCGGCTGGAGGAGCAGCGGCTCAAAGCCGAGCAGCGCCGAGCAGCCCTGGAGGAGCGGCAGCGGCAGAAACTGGAGAAGAACAAG GAGCGATATGAAGCAGCCATCCAGCGGTCAGTGAAGAAGACGTGGGCTGAAATCCGGCAGCAGCGCTGGTCCTGGGCAGGGGCCCTGCACCACAGCTCCCCAGGACGGAAGCCCA GTGGGAGCAGGTGCTCCGTGTCGGCAGTAAACCTGCCCAAACACGTGGACTCTATAATCAACAAGCGGCTCTCAAAGTCCTCTGCCACGCTCTGGAACTCCCCCAGTAGAA ATCGCAGCCTGCAGCTGAGCCCATGGGAGAGCAGCATTGTGGACCGTCTGATGACGcccaccctctccttcctggCACGGAGTCGCAGTGCAGTCACCCTGCCCCGAAACGGCCGGGACCAGG CCGTGCCCGTGTGCCCTCGCTCGGCCTCCGCCAGCCCCCTGACGCCGTGCAGCGCCCCCCGAAGCGGGCACCGCTGCGCCCCCGCCGGGGAGCGCCGCAAGGCCAGCGCCGGGGGCAGCCCTGCCCCGGCACGCCTCCGGCCCGAGGCTTCGCTG GtgcagaaaaaggagaagaaggacAAGGAGCGGGAAAACGAGAAGGAGAAgagtgccctggcccgggagcgCAGCCTCAAGAAGCGCCAGTCGCTGCCGGCCTCTCCGCGCGCGCGCCTCTCCACTGGCAACGCGGAGTTCAG tcccAAATCCAAGGCCCGGCCATCCTCTCCCTCCACATCCTGGCACAGGCCTgcctctccctgcctcagcccaGGGCCAGGTCATGCTCTGCCCCCAAAACCACCGTCCCCCCGAGGTACCACTGCATCACCCAAGGGGCGGGTTCGGAGGAAGGATGAGGCAAAGGAGACCCTCAGTGTGGCGGGGCCTGAGGACAAGAACCAGAGCAAGGGCAAGGCCCTTGACGAGAAGGAGCCTGCAGCCCCAGCCTCATCCGCACCCTCGCCTGTGccctcacccaccccagcccagccccaggaggAGCAGCCCACAGAGATCCCTGCAGGTGGGCAAGGAGAGAAGAGGCCAAAAG ATACAGCAGTCTTgacctcacccccagcccctgctccccTGGTGACCCCTGGCAAACCGATGGCTGGCACGACGGACCGAGAAGAGGCCACTAGGCTCCTGGCTGAGAAGCGGCGCCAGGCCCGGGAGCAGCGGGAGCGCGAGGAACAGGAGCGGAGGCTGCAGGCAGAAAGGGACAA GCGAATGCGAGAGGAGCAGCTGGCTCGGGAGGCCGAGGCCCGGGCAGAGCGGGAGGCGGAGGCCAGGAGGCGGGAGGAGCAGGAGGCCCGGGAGAAGGCTCAGGCGGAGCAGGAGGAACTGGAGCGGCTGCAGAAGCAG AAAGAGGAGGCCGAAGCTCGATCCCGAGAAGAAGCGGAGCGGCAGCGTCTGGAGCGGGAAAAGCACTTCCAGCGCGAAGAGCAGGAGCGGCAGGAGCGCAAAAAG CGCCTGGAGGAAATCATGAAGAGGACTCGGAAGTCAGAAGCTGCTGAAACCAAG CAGAAGCAGGACAGAAAGGAGGCAAAGGCCAACAATTCCAGCCCAG GGATAGACCCTGTGAAAGCCATGGAGGCTCGGTCTTCTGGGCTGCAGAAGGAGGCTGTGCAGAAAGAGGAGCTGGCCCCCCAGGAGCCTCAGTGGAG CCTGCCAAACAAGGAGTCGCCGGGGTCCCTGGTGAATGGCCTGCAGCCTCTCCCAGCGCACCAGGAGAATGGCTTCTCCCCTAAGGGATCCTCTGGGGACAAGAGTCTGGGCCGAACTCCAGAGGCACTCCTGCCCTTCGCAGAGGCAGAAGCCTTCCTCAAGAAAGCTGTGGTGCAGGCCCCGCAGGTCACAG AAGTCCTTTAA